The Coccidioides posadasii str. Silveira chromosome 2, complete sequence genomic interval TAGTTAAAAGCATCACACATTGGCTGAGGCTCTCCAATTGCCGATCGTAACTCGTAGTGACCCCATTGTGAAGCAACTCTGCGGAAATGTTAACACCTGCAAATTGGAAGTTGGGTCTATGTACCCCGGACTTGACAACATAACTTTGCTAGGAAAGTGGACAACATCTCCAAACGTTTCTGTATCCAGTCGGTGTTAGTACGACGTATGATCTTTGCTATTGGACGTTGAAGTTGAATTCTACTTGATTTAGCCAGCGCCTAGATCTCATCAGAATAGAGAGCCGGTTTTAAAGAACGTTTAGGCGTTGCAGTTGAAACTTGCGAGCTATGATATCACTATTTGCCATTGACGTCGCGCCTATAAAATACCCCCATCTGGTCAAAAAGAATCGAAGAGGTTCAAACCGCACACCTCCAGTTTTTGAAATAGCAGCATCGACCATTTTCAGTTCTCAAAAGAACGTCCTTGTATTTAATCGTCTTAACATAAGCGAATACCAGACTAACAGGTCATGGCTGGCTTTGGAAACACCTGGGGTCCCGGCGGACGCCTCGACCAGCCCAACTGGGAAGATGAAATGCAGAGTGGCACCCAGCAAGACTATAATGCTGACGAGGGCATTCGGTCGGATCCCATGTCCGAATCATCGCAAAGGTATTCCAGCGGCCATGGCCAGGAGTACGACCAACAGCACACCGCCATGCAAGGAGATGGCAGAGCTCAGGGTGAAGATTGGGGTGGAAGATATCAAGGCGGAACTGCCCAAGCGTACCCGCAGACTGAAAGCACACAGGGTGGATATGGTCAGAGAGGCATGGGCGGACAAGGAATGCACAGTTTCTCCAGAATTGGAGAAGATGAGCCGAGTGACGAGAGGTTTATGGGTGAGCATGGCAGTCAGGGGTTCGGAGAGCAAGAACAGCAGGCTGAGAAACAGTCCAAGCCTAGTAATGAACCTGTTACCCAAATAGAGCGGATAGTGGATAGATACTGATGACTTATGTGTAGGTGGTATTCTCGGCTGTATCAGCAGCCTCGGGGATAGGGTACAAAGGGCTGCGGAATGCAGGTTTGGTGGCGGTTCTTAATTAGCCATTGGTGCGGAAAACAGATTTGTTTCAAAAACTCTTTATATAAGTGTATATCACCACgatctttttcttctcttatttCCTTCTTGATGGGACCATTTGCCCAGGACATTGAATAAAGAATCCAAAATCCGTCGAGAACTGCAACACGGGATGCTTTCGGCTCCCTTAGTTGGCATGTCGAAAGCTATATTTTTATTTCCAATGCACAGAGCATCCCCCTAACCACTGTGGGGTATATTGATTATATACAGTCGCAAAAGATGCACGCCGCAATCCAGCGGTTACTCATTGGCCCattctggcttcttcttctcggcAAACGCAGTCATTCCTAATCCATTTTTAGTAATTGCAAACCTTACCTCGAAAGTACTCCCTGGGGGCCAATGGTGACATACCTATCTTTTGATCTTTGCTGCCGAATAACCCGTGGAAAAGGCGTCTCTCGAAATCAACGCCCTCTCCCAACGACAGCTCCTGGCTCTTGTTGACAACTTCTTTTGCAGCAACGACAGCGACACGACTGTATCCGGCAATAGTGGTGGCGGTTTCCAGTGCAGCTGCGAGTAATTCATCTTTTCCACCGTCGACAACCTTAGCGGCCACCCCCCATTCTCCGGCCTCTTTCCCACTGAAGGTATTTCCAGTCAAAATCAATTCCATGGCCTTGCTCTTTCCAACGATCTTAGTCAAACGCTGAGAGCCACCAGCACCAGGGATGGTACCCAATTTAATCTCGGGCTGGCCGAAGGTTGCCTTGGATGTGCAATAAATCATGTCACACATCAGTGCCAATTCGCACCCACCGCCAAGAGCATAACCAGAAACGGCGGCAATGACGGGAGTGCGGATT includes:
- a CDS encoding uncharacterized protein (EggNog:ENOG410PHEJ~COG:I~BUSCO:10946at33183) is translated as MFSNRCARLVASRTSVPLTSYLARARFSSTASPASAAYEYILTSTPKPGVGLITLNRPKVLNALCSPLFRELNEALTKYDEDKDIGAIIITGSEKAFAAGADIKEMAPLTFAAAYSNNFIAPWSHLAKSIRTPVIAAVSGYALGGGCELALMCDMIYCTSKATFGQPEIKLGTIPGAGGSQRLTKIVGKSKAMELILTGNTFSGKEAGEWGVAAKVVDGGKDELLAAALETATTIAGYSRVAVVAAKEVVNKSQELSLGEGVDFERRLFHGLFGSKDQKIGMTAFAEKKKPEWANE
- a CDS encoding uncharacterized protein (EggNog:ENOG410Q56J), which encodes MAGFGNTWGPGGRLDQPNWEDEMQSGTQQDYNADEGIRSDPMSESSQRYSSGHGQEYDQQHTAMQGDGRAQGEDWGGRYQGGTAQAYPQTESTQGGYGQRGMGGQGMHSFSRIGEDEPSDERFMGEHGSQGFGEQEQQAEKQSKPSGILGCISSLGDRVQRAAECRFGGGS